The following coding sequences are from one bacterium SCSIO 12741 window:
- a CDS encoding alpha/beta hydrolase — protein MKSIYKSPQAREKIFQLYDQKLASLDFPLEEKDLNTTYGQTRVIVSGNPKGQKVVLFHGVHAGSPLTLECIKGLQKDYQFYAIDTIGQATKSADTTINIKDESFALWADEVLDQLDVTSAHFIGISYGAYILQKLITHRPSKVEKCVFIVPSGLANGNFWPSMTKLSIPLMKYQFSKKDKDLRAFVKHFVPEEDTYMFEFQKAILTGLHMDLRRPQILQKKDVEHFTNPVYLILADDDVFFPDDKVLKQAKVVFQNLKDVHLLKDCKHMPNGTHLFEMEQKIKQWIG, from the coding sequence ATGAAAAGTATTTATAAATCTCCTCAAGCAAGAGAAAAGATTTTCCAACTCTACGATCAAAAATTAGCAAGTCTTGATTTTCCCTTGGAGGAAAAGGACCTCAACACCACTTACGGGCAAACTCGGGTGATAGTCTCAGGAAACCCTAAAGGACAGAAAGTGGTTCTGTTTCACGGAGTTCATGCCGGTTCCCCCCTAACGCTGGAGTGTATTAAAGGCCTTCAAAAAGACTATCAATTCTACGCGATTGATACGATAGGTCAAGCCACCAAAAGTGCAGATACCACCATCAATATTAAAGACGAGTCTTTTGCCCTCTGGGCGGATGAGGTATTGGACCAATTGGATGTTACAAGTGCTCATTTTATAGGCATTTCCTACGGTGCTTATATTCTGCAGAAGCTTATCACCCATCGCCCATCTAAAGTGGAAAAGTGCGTATTTATCGTGCCGAGCGGCTTGGCCAATGGTAATTTCTGGCCATCCATGACCAAACTTTCCATTCCGCTTATGAAGTATCAATTCTCGAAAAAGGACAAAGATCTTCGAGCCTTTGTTAAGCACTTTGTTCCGGAAGAGGATACCTACATGTTTGAATTTCAAAAAGCCATATTAACCGGCCTACACATGGATTTGAGAAGACCTCAAATTTTGCAAAAGAAGGATGTGGAACATTTCACCAATCCGGTATACCTGATCTTGGCTGACGACGACGTATTCTTCCCGGATGACAAGGTCCTAAAACAAGCAAAAGTTGTGTTCCAGAACCTAAAAGACGTTCACCTGCTGAAGGATTGCAAGCATATGCCGAATGGAACGCATCTCTTCGAAATGGAGCAAAAAATAAAACAATGGATTGGTTAG
- a CDS encoding TetR/AcrR family transcriptional regulator, whose product MKTKALIKDQSRLLFNRHGVMNITLRDVAKENKKSYGNVTYHYPTKEDVIMELHQDMNAELTALQKPTSQEDLLVYFLTLPSISYAITLKYLFFSIDFIEIKRNFQKVYAEAMKAAETRKESWLQLLNKLNEQGHFKEEMSDEDLHYIMYLSGSARTAYFQMYPSDVYNEKAYCQMVNRLLKPYLSDGGMKVYDGVMATF is encoded by the coding sequence ATGAAGACGAAAGCCCTCATAAAAGATCAAAGCAGATTACTGTTCAACCGGCACGGCGTGATGAACATAACCTTACGGGATGTAGCGAAAGAGAATAAGAAGAGTTACGGAAATGTTACCTATCACTATCCAACCAAAGAGGATGTGATTATGGAATTACACCAGGACATGAATGCCGAGTTAACCGCTCTTCAAAAGCCTACTTCCCAGGAGGATCTGTTGGTTTATTTCCTGACTCTGCCATCCATAAGTTATGCGATAACCTTGAAGTATTTATTTTTCAGTATCGACTTTATTGAGATCAAAAGAAATTTCCAGAAGGTATATGCAGAGGCTATGAAAGCCGCTGAAACCAGGAAAGAAAGCTGGCTGCAATTACTGAATAAGCTAAATGAACAAGGTCATTTTAAAGAAGAAATGAGCGATGAAGATCTCCATTACATCATGTACCTAAGCGGAAGTGCCCGTACAGCTTATTTCCAAATGTACCCTTCGGATGTTTACAATGAAAAGGCTTATTGTCAGATGGTTAATAGGCTATTGAAGCCTTATTTGAGTGATGGTGGCATGAAGGTCTATGATGGGGTTATGGCGACGTTTTAG
- a CDS encoding T9SS type A sorting domain-containing protein: MRTVYCLLFILLFTYSHAQAQRSYILYDTTDFGADYSYSIAEWHYVENSIRQDRILTPRPAVITADFLVLNWKSGILVTKTDTGLVHIDVKTGKVSSRNWPYPPLGSLNTLCMKYDEAEDRIYTLYQNDKSEGWVAEYDIKTSTLINATRISEVNGVFVFPPFIYSAYTATFDTRNNSFLVYGDAGILNIDANSGIATAKPLPMEAQQINAHISFHYDEYDDIFYAVFLDSNGQNSFAKYDYVSNSFTEKHSLNQTAFGSQIFDAYSDVYDSQAKKLIVSNSKDLCLIDVHTGQVETRSSSVHGVPAKKFIILTAPSTTTSLVETTRPSIKSYPKPASDRLYLSGLNHEPWQATLFNLTGKKTMESQLNSDHPSLDVSSLENGLYILRIQQGTETITQKVVIRH, translated from the coding sequence ATGCGAACCGTTTACTGCCTCCTATTCATTTTACTATTCACTTACTCACACGCTCAAGCTCAACGGAGCTACATCCTTTATGACACAACAGACTTCGGAGCAGACTATTCTTATTCTATTGCTGAATGGCATTATGTAGAAAATTCCATACGTCAAGATCGAATTTTGACTCCCCGACCAGCTGTCATTACTGCCGATTTTTTGGTATTGAATTGGAAATCGGGTATTCTGGTAACCAAAACCGATACTGGGCTCGTTCATATTGACGTAAAAACAGGAAAGGTAAGTTCCAGGAACTGGCCTTATCCACCCTTGGGAAGCCTCAACACTCTTTGTATGAAGTATGATGAGGCTGAAGATCGTATTTATACCCTGTATCAGAATGATAAATCTGAAGGATGGGTGGCTGAATACGATATAAAGACAAGTACTTTGATAAACGCCACCCGTATTTCCGAAGTCAATGGGGTATTTGTTTTCCCTCCGTTCATTTATAGTGCCTATACAGCGACGTTTGACACTCGAAACAACAGCTTCCTGGTTTACGGAGATGCAGGCATTTTAAACATCGATGCGAACAGTGGAATAGCCACTGCCAAACCGCTACCTATGGAAGCACAGCAGATCAACGCTCATATTTCGTTCCATTACGATGAATATGATGACATCTTTTATGCTGTTTTTCTGGATTCAAACGGACAAAACTCCTTCGCCAAATACGATTATGTCTCCAATTCATTTACCGAAAAACATAGCCTTAATCAAACGGCTTTCGGAAGTCAAATTTTCGATGCTTATTCTGATGTGTACGACAGCCAAGCCAAAAAGCTTATCGTCAGTAATTCTAAAGACCTCTGCCTTATAGACGTACACACTGGTCAGGTGGAAACCCGGTCGAGTTCCGTTCATGGTGTTCCCGCGAAAAAATTTATCATACTTACCGCTCCTTCCACGACCACTTCTCTAGTTGAAACCACCCGTCCTTCCATAAAATCATATCCAAAACCAGCCAGCGATCGCCTTTACCTGAGCGGGTTGAACCATGAGCCATGGCAGGCAACCTTGTTCAATTTAACCGGAAAGAAAACCATGGAATCTCAGCTAAATTCAGACCATCCCTCATTGGATGTTTCTTCCCTGGAGAATGGGCTTTATATTCTAAGAATTCAACAGGGTACGGAGACTATAACTCAGAAGGTGGTGATTAGGCATTGA
- a CDS encoding T9SS type A sorting domain-containing protein: MGIDKMRILLLIILAMAGVGTAMSQTGPGGVGNSTSNGLWLKANSLNLSDTDPIDTWDDSSGNSNDGNSGGTGRPLYVASSSMNSMPAVRFDGVVDTMTILDDALLDNSSGLTYFAVVRPSNLDGTPRPILGKRISYGSSDYAYTWFFFGSNTLTLDINTGNNRFNTSPTTFSNSTNYLLNFNYDGSLAAASRSTISSAGTLVKTSTESSTTVLNSSANLTLAVLNSGDGREFGGDYAELIQYNFSLNDAQSIIVHNYLSAKYNIALTSNDVYDEDDNGDYDYEVAGIGQASDGSNHTEAQGSGIVRMLAANDLDNSEFLIWGHNNEALSATGVTDLPATIQARLARDWSASETGEVGTTTVRFDLSGVPGSITTSDLRLLIDADGTYSSGATILGPPTSLGSNVYEWTGVDIDNNDHFTIGSINSAQTPLPVELIVFHAKGGPNSVVELSWQTATEINNHYFTVERSKDAVKWFEVSKADGAGNSSTLLNYASVDNNPYDGLSYYRLKQTDFDGQYKYSMVRSVNLEKLQNSSVDIYPNPTQEKFTVKADHLELEQIILFNSLGEKITKGITITRGKDQGIADIDISELQSGMYYLLTKTTANKVYKQ; this comes from the coding sequence ATGGGGATTGACAAAATGAGAATTCTACTCTTAATTATTCTGGCCATGGCTGGTGTTGGGACTGCGATGTCTCAAACTGGACCAGGGGGAGTTGGCAACTCCACCTCCAATGGTTTGTGGTTAAAGGCAAATAGTCTAAATCTATCCGATACCGATCCTATCGATACCTGGGATGATTCTTCAGGTAACTCTAACGATGGTAATTCCGGAGGAACTGGGCGACCACTTTATGTGGCAAGTAGCTCTATGAATAGTATGCCCGCAGTTCGATTTGACGGGGTTGTGGATACGATGACCATTCTGGATGATGCCCTATTGGATAATTCTTCCGGGCTCACCTATTTTGCCGTAGTGAGGCCCTCAAATTTGGACGGAACACCCCGTCCCATATTAGGCAAGCGCATTAGTTATGGTAGTTCAGACTATGCCTATACCTGGTTCTTTTTCGGAAGCAATACCTTGACCCTTGATATTAACACGGGTAATAATAGATTCAATACGAGTCCAACTACATTTTCTAACTCAACCAATTATCTACTAAATTTCAATTATGATGGTTCTTTGGCCGCCGCTTCCAGGTCAACCATATCAAGTGCGGGCACATTGGTTAAAACATCCACTGAATCATCTACTACCGTTCTTAACTCATCGGCAAACCTTACCCTTGCTGTGCTCAATTCTGGGGATGGAAGAGAATTTGGCGGAGACTATGCCGAATTAATCCAATATAACTTTTCGCTCAACGATGCTCAATCCATCATTGTGCACAATTACCTTTCTGCCAAATACAACATAGCCTTGACATCCAATGATGTTTACGATGAGGATGATAATGGTGACTACGATTACGAAGTGGCTGGGATTGGACAAGCCTCAGATGGATCGAATCATACTGAGGCTCAAGGTTCTGGTATTGTTAGAATGTTGGCAGCGAACGATTTAGACAACAGCGAGTTTTTAATTTGGGGGCATAACAATGAAGCTTTGAGTGCAACAGGAGTAACAGACCTACCCGCTACCATTCAGGCCAGACTTGCTCGTGATTGGTCGGCGAGTGAAACCGGAGAGGTCGGAACAACCACCGTTAGGTTTGATTTATCTGGGGTTCCCGGCTCCATTACCACCAGCGATCTAAGACTTCTTATCGATGCTGATGGAACCTATAGTTCCGGAGCGACCATTCTTGGCCCGCCTACTTCATTGGGCAGTAACGTTTACGAATGGACCGGAGTAGATATTGACAATAACGATCATTTTACCATTGGCTCGATCAATTCAGCTCAGACTCCCCTACCCGTAGAACTAATCGTATTTCATGCTAAAGGTGGACCTAACTCTGTCGTTGAACTTAGCTGGCAAACTGCTACCGAAATCAACAACCATTATTTCACCGTAGAACGGTCAAAAGACGCAGTAAAATGGTTTGAAGTTTCCAAGGCTGATGGAGCTGGAAATTCTTCCACATTATTGAATTATGCGTCCGTTGATAATAACCCATATGACGGTCTTTCCTATTATCGACTCAAGCAAACTGATTTTGATGGACAGTATAAATACTCCATGGTCAGAAGCGTTAACCTGGAAAAGCTTCAGAATTCATCAGTTGATATCTACCCCAATCCGACCCAAGAGAAATTCACCGTGAAAGCTGATCATTTGGAATTGGAGCAAATCATCCTTTTTAATAGCCTGGGAGAAAAGATCACAAAAGGGATTACTATCACCAGAGGCAAGGACCAAGGCATAGCAGATATTGACATTTCTGAGTTACAATCGGGAATGTACTACCTCTTAACCAAAACCACTGCGAACAAGGTATACAAGCAATAA
- a CDS encoding DUF1304 domain-containing protein, which produces MEILSRILVGLIALIHCYILFFEMFAWETRGRKVFRKFPETLFGQTKELAANMGLYNGFLAAGLIWTFFIENAEWQINVSLFFLSCVFVAGVYGAITAEKKIFYVQALPALIALSLISMTFI; this is translated from the coding sequence ATGGAAATCCTAAGTAGAATTCTGGTCGGGCTCATTGCACTGATCCATTGCTACATCCTATTCTTTGAAATGTTTGCCTGGGAGACAAGGGGGCGAAAGGTGTTTAGGAAATTTCCGGAAACCCTCTTTGGTCAGACTAAGGAACTGGCGGCCAATATGGGATTGTACAATGGTTTTTTAGCGGCCGGACTCATTTGGACCTTTTTCATTGAAAATGCGGAGTGGCAAATCAACGTCTCTTTGTTTTTTCTGAGCTGTGTGTTCGTGGCTGGTGTGTATGGAGCAATTACCGCAGAGAAAAAGATATTTTATGTACAAGCCCTTCCAGCACTCATCGCACTATCTCTTATCTCCATGACCTTTATTTAA